One genomic segment of Labrus bergylta chromosome 17, fLabBer1.1, whole genome shotgun sequence includes these proteins:
- the LOC136183210 gene encoding rab9 effector protein with kelch motifs-like has translation MFSAICTDNHEWDIPEWEGLDSQYEHCCFVPESCPQSLWVFGGAQQSGNRNCIQNVQLTDSGSSWKSVSVNGKPPSPRTYHTSSACLGDRLYVFSGGEAGAAPVADPTLHVFDTASSAWSQPETQGRQPPDKHGHVIVAAGSKIYIHGGMAGDKFHNDVFSLDTKIMKWEKVQVKGDIPPGVAAHSAVALGKNIYIFGGLTAEGATNSMYRFNTDKSRWVLMKFEGDMPPNRLDHSMCLLPWTVHAEGNGDKEQADCPTASETIHLAFVFGGMDTQGVIHNDCVVTVVS, from the exons atgtttagtgccatttgcacag ATAATCATGAGTGGGACATCCCAGAGTGGGAGGGTTTGGACTCGCAGTATGAACACTGCTGCTTTGTCCCAGAAAGCTGTCCTCAGAGCCTGTGGGTATTTGGAGGGGCACAGCAGAGCGGCAACCGCAATTGTATCCAGAATGTACAGCTAACAG ACAGTGGGTCTTCCTGGAAGAGTGTATCTGTGAATGGTAAACCCCCCAGCCCGAGAACATACCACACCAGCTCCGCCTGCCTCGGGGACAGACTGTACGTCTTTTCGGGTGGGGAAGCAGGAGCTGCACCTGTCGCAGACCCCACACTTCACGTCTTTGATACAG CCTCTTCCGCCTGGTCCCAACCGGAAACACAAGGCAGACAGCCGCCAGACAAACATGGCCATGTTATCGTAGCAGCAGGTTCAAAGATCTACATCCATGGGGGCATGGCCGGGGACAAATTCCACAATGACGTGTTCTCTCTCGATACAA AGATCATGAAGTGGGAGAAGGTGCAAGTCAAAGGAGATATCCCACCAGGAGTAGCAGCCCACTCAGCTGTGGCTTTGGGAAAGAACATCTATATCTTTGGGGGATTGACAGCAGAAGGAGCGACCAACTCCATGTATAGATTCAACACTG ACAAAAGCAGATGGGTCCTTATGAAGTTTGAAGGGGATATGCCCCCCAACCGCCTGGACCACTCCATGTGTTTATTGCCCTGGACGGTGCATGCTGAGGGGAATGGAGATAAGGAGCAGGCCGACTGCCCAACAGCCTCAGAGACAATACATTTGGCCTTTGTATTTGGAGGGATGGATACCCAGGGTGTCATTCATAATGACTGTGTTGTGACTGTGGTTTCATGA
- the LOC109979753 gene encoding endoplasmic reticulum chaperone BiP-like isoform X1 gives MGFKDFFFHILEYKQAKMKLLWVVLLVAGTVFADNDDKKDSVGTVVGIDLGTTYSCVGVFKNGRVEIIANDQGSRITPSYVAFTSEGERLIGDAAKNQLTSNPENTVFDAKRLIGHTWGDSTVQQDIKYLPFKVTEKKSKQHIQVDIGGGTMKTFAPEEISAMVLTKMKETAEAYLGKKVTHAVFTVPGYFNDAQRQATKDAATIAGLNVMRFINEPTAAAIAYGLDKRDGEKKILVFDLGGGTFDVSLLTIDNGVSEVMATSGDAHLGGEDFDQRVMEHFIKLYKKKTGKDVHKDNRAVQKLRREVEKAKRALSAQHQARIEIESFFEGEDFSETLTRAKFEELNMDLFRSTMKPVQKVLEDSGLKKPDIDEIVLVGGSTRIPKIQQLVKEFFNGKEPCRGINPDEAVAYGAAVQAGVLSGDKDTGDILLLDVCPMTLGIETVGGVMTKLFPRNTAVPLEKSQIFSTASDNQPTVTIKVYEGEHPLTKDNHLLGTFDLTGIPPAPRGVPQIEVTFKVDVNGILLVTAEDKGTGNKNKITIPNDQNRLTPEDIERMVNDAERFADDDKKLKERIDARNELESYAYSLKNQIGDKEKLGGKLSDEDKEIIEKALEEKIKWMESHQEAEREDFQAKKKELEEVVQPIISKLYGSAGGPPPEGAEAEQDDFLPLC, from the exons atgggattcaaag attttttttttcacatactgGAGTATAAGCAAGCCAAGATGAAGCTGCTGTGGGTTGTACTGTTGGTTGCCGGCACCGTGTTCGCCGACAACGACGACAAGAAGGACAGCGTGGGGACTGTGGTTGGAATCGACCTCGGGACCACCTACTCATG tgTCGGAGTGTTCAAGAATGGGCGTGTGGAGATCATCGCCAATGACCAGGGTAGCCGCATCACTCCATCGTACGTGGCCTTCACCAGCGAGGGTGAGCGTCTGATTGGCGACGCTGCCAAGAACCAGCTGACGTCTAACCCTGAGAACACCGTCTTCGATGCCAAGAGGTTGATTGGGCACACTTGGGGAGACTCGACTGTGCAGCAGGACATCAAGTACCTGCCGTTCAAA GTAACTGAGAAGAAGAGCAAGCAACATATTCAGGTAGACATTGGTGGTGGCACGATGAAGACATTTGCTCCTGAGGAGATCTCTGCCATGGTGCTGACTAAAATGAAGGAGACTGCTGAGGCTTATTTGGGCAAGAAG GTTACACATGCTGTGTTCACTGTCCCTGGCTATTTCAATGACGCCCAGCGTCAGGCCACTAAGGATGCTGCAACCATCGCTGGTCTGAATGTCATGAGATTCATCAATGAGCC aactgcTGCCGCCATTGCTTACGGTCTTGACAAGAGAGACGGCGAGAAGAAAATTCTCGTTTTCGATCTTGGCGGTGGCACCTTCGACGTCTCCCTGCTGACCATCGACAACGGTGTGTCTGAGGTGATGGCAACCAGTGGTGACGCTCATCTTGGAGGTGAGGACTTCGACCAGCGCGTCATGGAGCACTTCATCAAGCTGTACAAGAAGAAGACCGGCAAAGATGTGCACAAAGACAACAGGGCAGTGCAGAAGCTGCGTCGTGAGGTCGAGAAGGCAAAGAGGGCGCTGTCCGCTCAGCACCAGGCCCGCATTGAGATCGAGTCCTTCTTTGAGGGAGAGGACTTCTCTGAGACCCTGACCCGTGCCAAGTTTGAAGAGCTCAACATG GACCTGTTCCGTTCCACCATGAAGCCTGTGCAGAAAGTACTGGAAGACTCTGGCCTGAAGAAGCCTGACATTGATGAGATTGTCTTGGTTGGAGGCTCCACCCGTATCCCCAAAATCCAGCAGCTGGTGAAGGAGTTCTTCAATGGCAAAGAGCCCTGCAGAGGCATCAACCCTGATGAGGCCGTGGCATACGGAGCTGCTGTGCAGGCTGGAGTGCTTTCTGGAGACAAGGACACTG GAGATATTCTTCTTCTGGACGTGTGCCCCATGACTCTTGGTATTGAGACTGTTGGAGGAGTGATGACTAAACTGTTCCCCAGGAACACTGCGGTGCCTTTAGAGAAATCCCAGATCTTCTCTACAGCTTCTGATAACCAGCCCACTGTCACCATTAAGGTTTATGAAG GTGAGCATCCTCTCACAAAAGACAACCATCTGCTGGGCACATTCGACCTGACTGGCATCCCTCCCGCCCCTCGTGGTGTGCCACAGATTGAGGTCACCTTCAAGGTCGATGTCAACGGTATCCTGCTTGTCACAGCCGAGGACAAAGGTACAGGCAACAAGAACAAGATCACCATCCCAAACGACCAGAACCGCCTGACGCCAGAGGACATCGAGCGCATGGTGAACGATGCAGAGCGCTTCGCCGATGACGACAAGAAGCTGAAGGAGAGGATCGACGCCCGCAATGAGCTGGAGAGCTACGCTTACTCTCTGAAGAACCAGATCGGAGACAAGGAAAAGCTCGGCGGCAAGCTGTCGGATGAGGACAAAGAAATCATTGAGAAGGCACTAGAGGAGAAGATTAAGTGGATGGAGTCACACCAGGAGGCTGAGCGGGAAGACTTCCAGGCTAAGAAGAAGGAGCTTGAGGAAGTGGTACAACCAATTATCAGCAAGCTTTACGGCAGTGCAGGAGGaccaccaccagagggcgcagAAGCCGAGCAAGACGACTTCTTGCCTCTCTGTTAG
- the LOC109979753 gene encoding endoplasmic reticulum chaperone BiP-like isoform X2 yields MKLLWVVLLVAGTVFADNDDKKDSVGTVVGIDLGTTYSCVGVFKNGRVEIIANDQGSRITPSYVAFTSEGERLIGDAAKNQLTSNPENTVFDAKRLIGHTWGDSTVQQDIKYLPFKVTEKKSKQHIQVDIGGGTMKTFAPEEISAMVLTKMKETAEAYLGKKVTHAVFTVPGYFNDAQRQATKDAATIAGLNVMRFINEPTAAAIAYGLDKRDGEKKILVFDLGGGTFDVSLLTIDNGVSEVMATSGDAHLGGEDFDQRVMEHFIKLYKKKTGKDVHKDNRAVQKLRREVEKAKRALSAQHQARIEIESFFEGEDFSETLTRAKFEELNMDLFRSTMKPVQKVLEDSGLKKPDIDEIVLVGGSTRIPKIQQLVKEFFNGKEPCRGINPDEAVAYGAAVQAGVLSGDKDTGDILLLDVCPMTLGIETVGGVMTKLFPRNTAVPLEKSQIFSTASDNQPTVTIKVYEGEHPLTKDNHLLGTFDLTGIPPAPRGVPQIEVTFKVDVNGILLVTAEDKGTGNKNKITIPNDQNRLTPEDIERMVNDAERFADDDKKLKERIDARNELESYAYSLKNQIGDKEKLGGKLSDEDKEIIEKALEEKIKWMESHQEAEREDFQAKKKELEEVVQPIISKLYGSAGGPPPEGAEAEQDDFLPLC; encoded by the exons ATGAAGCTGCTGTGGGTTGTACTGTTGGTTGCCGGCACCGTGTTCGCCGACAACGACGACAAGAAGGACAGCGTGGGGACTGTGGTTGGAATCGACCTCGGGACCACCTACTCATG tgTCGGAGTGTTCAAGAATGGGCGTGTGGAGATCATCGCCAATGACCAGGGTAGCCGCATCACTCCATCGTACGTGGCCTTCACCAGCGAGGGTGAGCGTCTGATTGGCGACGCTGCCAAGAACCAGCTGACGTCTAACCCTGAGAACACCGTCTTCGATGCCAAGAGGTTGATTGGGCACACTTGGGGAGACTCGACTGTGCAGCAGGACATCAAGTACCTGCCGTTCAAA GTAACTGAGAAGAAGAGCAAGCAACATATTCAGGTAGACATTGGTGGTGGCACGATGAAGACATTTGCTCCTGAGGAGATCTCTGCCATGGTGCTGACTAAAATGAAGGAGACTGCTGAGGCTTATTTGGGCAAGAAG GTTACACATGCTGTGTTCACTGTCCCTGGCTATTTCAATGACGCCCAGCGTCAGGCCACTAAGGATGCTGCAACCATCGCTGGTCTGAATGTCATGAGATTCATCAATGAGCC aactgcTGCCGCCATTGCTTACGGTCTTGACAAGAGAGACGGCGAGAAGAAAATTCTCGTTTTCGATCTTGGCGGTGGCACCTTCGACGTCTCCCTGCTGACCATCGACAACGGTGTGTCTGAGGTGATGGCAACCAGTGGTGACGCTCATCTTGGAGGTGAGGACTTCGACCAGCGCGTCATGGAGCACTTCATCAAGCTGTACAAGAAGAAGACCGGCAAAGATGTGCACAAAGACAACAGGGCAGTGCAGAAGCTGCGTCGTGAGGTCGAGAAGGCAAAGAGGGCGCTGTCCGCTCAGCACCAGGCCCGCATTGAGATCGAGTCCTTCTTTGAGGGAGAGGACTTCTCTGAGACCCTGACCCGTGCCAAGTTTGAAGAGCTCAACATG GACCTGTTCCGTTCCACCATGAAGCCTGTGCAGAAAGTACTGGAAGACTCTGGCCTGAAGAAGCCTGACATTGATGAGATTGTCTTGGTTGGAGGCTCCACCCGTATCCCCAAAATCCAGCAGCTGGTGAAGGAGTTCTTCAATGGCAAAGAGCCCTGCAGAGGCATCAACCCTGATGAGGCCGTGGCATACGGAGCTGCTGTGCAGGCTGGAGTGCTTTCTGGAGACAAGGACACTG GAGATATTCTTCTTCTGGACGTGTGCCCCATGACTCTTGGTATTGAGACTGTTGGAGGAGTGATGACTAAACTGTTCCCCAGGAACACTGCGGTGCCTTTAGAGAAATCCCAGATCTTCTCTACAGCTTCTGATAACCAGCCCACTGTCACCATTAAGGTTTATGAAG GTGAGCATCCTCTCACAAAAGACAACCATCTGCTGGGCACATTCGACCTGACTGGCATCCCTCCCGCCCCTCGTGGTGTGCCACAGATTGAGGTCACCTTCAAGGTCGATGTCAACGGTATCCTGCTTGTCACAGCCGAGGACAAAGGTACAGGCAACAAGAACAAGATCACCATCCCAAACGACCAGAACCGCCTGACGCCAGAGGACATCGAGCGCATGGTGAACGATGCAGAGCGCTTCGCCGATGACGACAAGAAGCTGAAGGAGAGGATCGACGCCCGCAATGAGCTGGAGAGCTACGCTTACTCTCTGAAGAACCAGATCGGAGACAAGGAAAAGCTCGGCGGCAAGCTGTCGGATGAGGACAAAGAAATCATTGAGAAGGCACTAGAGGAGAAGATTAAGTGGATGGAGTCACACCAGGAGGCTGAGCGGGAAGACTTCCAGGCTAAGAAGAAGGAGCTTGAGGAAGTGGTACAACCAATTATCAGCAAGCTTTACGGCAGTGCAGGAGGaccaccaccagagggcgcagAAGCCGAGCAAGACGACTTCTTGCCTCTCTGTTAG